One region of Corvus moneduloides isolate bCorMon1 chromosome 15, bCorMon1.pri, whole genome shotgun sequence genomic DNA includes:
- the PAIP2 gene encoding polyadenylate-binding protein-interacting protein 2, giving the protein MKDPSRSSTSPSIISEDVIINGHSHEDDNPFAEYMWMENEEEFNRQIEEELWEEEFIERCFQEMLEEEEEHEWFIPARDLPQTMDQIQDQFNDLVISDSSSLEDLVVKSNLNPNAKEFVPGVKYLNI; this is encoded by the exons ATGAAGGACCCGAGTCGCAGCAGTACCAGCCCCAGCATCATCAGCGAGGATGTGATCATCAACGGGCACTCCCACGAGGATGACAACCCCTTTGCTGAGTACATGTGGATGGAGAACGAAGAGGAGTTCAACAGGCAG ATCGAAGAGGAGTTGTGGGAAGAAGAATTTATTGAGCGCTGTTTCCAGGAGATgctggaagaagaggaggagcatGAATGGTTTATTCCAGCCCGTGATCTCCCACAAACAATGGATCAAATCCAGGACCAGTTCAATGACCTTGTTATCAGTGACAGCTCATCGCTGGAGGATCTGGTG GTCAAGAGTAATCTGAATCCAAACGCAAAGGAGTTTGTTCCTGGGGTGAAGTACTTAAACATTTGA